The following proteins are co-located in the Rhea pennata isolate bPtePen1 chromosome 2, bPtePen1.pri, whole genome shotgun sequence genome:
- the LOC134136338 gene encoding histamine H3 receptor-like, whose product MQLSSQSELTWTRSMHNSSSEALHTTGTCNETASSQPPSSEFSLAVLVLLAVLMVLLTLITILGNALVILAFIVDRNLRHRSNYFFLNLAISDFAVGAFCIPLYIPYSLTGKWYLGRSLCKLWLVMDYLVCTASVFNVVLISYDRFLSVTKAVSYRAQQGVASSPVVKMVAIWVLAFLLYCPAILFWEHVAGCSVVAEWQCYAEFFDNWYFLLCASTLEFFVPLVSVTYFNAHIFWSIQKRQRRGSMQEDEPPKSGSLSWRSCLLPSQGVSSSEAEDSTSSSTRPKKESLVTESSYLSRGNSVTPETDLSASFRAKTRSKLQRDKKIAKSLAIIVCVFAICWAPYTLLMIIRGACKGTCVHNSLYEITFWLLWLNSSLNPFLYPLCHMRFRMAFMKILCPKKFATLQSHNTPSF is encoded by the exons ATGCAGC TTTCTTCCCAGAGTGAACTGAcctggacacgcagcatgcaCAACAGCAGTAGTGAAGCTCTGCATACAACTGGAACGTGTAACGAGACAGCATCCTCACAGCCACCCAGCTCAGAGTTCTCGCTGGCTGTGCTGGTGCTCCTGGCTGTCCTGATGGTGCTGCTCACTCTGATCACAATCCTTGGAAACGCCTTGGTGATCCTTGCTTTCATAGTGGACCGCAACCTCCGGCATCGGAGTAATTACTTCTTTCTCAATCTTGCTATTTCTGACTTTGCAGTGG GTGCTTTTTGTATACCTTTGTACATCCCTTACAGCCTGACAGGGAAGTGGTACTTGGGAAGAAGCCTGTGCAAGCTCTGGCTGGTTATGGACTATCTTGTGTGTACAGCTTCAGTGTTTAATGTTGTCCTTATCAGCTATGACCGTTTCCTGTCAGTTACGAAAGCT GTATCTTACAGAGCCCAGCAGGGAGTGGCCTCCAGCCCTGTGGTCAAGATGGTAGCCATCTGGGTCTTGGCCTTCCTCCTCTACTGCCCGGCAATTCTCTTCTGGGAGCACGTGGCCGGCTGCAGTGTGGTTGCAGAGTGGCAATGCTATGCCGAGTTCTTCGACAACTGGTACTTCCTCCTGTGCGCCTCCACCTTGGAGTTCTTTGTGCCGCTCGTCTCCGTGACCTATTTCAATGCACACATCTTCTGGAGCATCCAGAAGCGCCAGAGACGTGGCAGCATGCAGGAGGATGAACCTCCAAAGAGCGGCAGCTTGTCTTGGAGATCTTGCCTGTTGCCGAGTCAAGGAGTGTCTTCTTCAGAAGCAGAGGACAGCACTTCTTCCTCTACGAGGCCAAAGAAAGAGTCTTTGGTAACTGAAAGCTCCTATCTGTCCAGAGGCAATTCTGTAACCCCAGAGACTGATCTCTCTGCTTCTTTCCGTGCAAAGACCAGGTCAAAACTGCAACGGGACAAGAAAATTGCAAAGTCGCTTGCCATAATTGTGTGTGTCTTTGCCATTTGCTGGGCCCCATATACATTACTGATGATTATTCGTGGAGCCTGCAAAGGAACATGCGTCCATAACTCCTTGTATGAAATTACCTTTTGGCTTTTGTGGCTCAATTCATCTTTGAACCCATTTCTCTACCCTCTCTGCCATATGAGGTTTCGAATGgctttcatgaaaatattatgTCCCAAAAAGTTTGCAACATTGCAATCACATAACACACCTTCTTTTTAg